The genomic region GCCGAAGAAATAAAAATTGAGATTGGTTCAGCCTATCCGCTTGGGGAGGAAGAGGATGCTGAGGTAAGAGGCCGTGACCTACTAACCGGGCTACCCAAAAATGTTATTCTCTCCTCAGAGGAAATCCGGGCGGCAATAGAGGAGCCGCTATCAGCAATCATTCTTGCTATAAAGGGCACATTAGAAAAAACTCCGCCTGAACTATCAAGCGATATTATGGATAGAGGGATTGTCTTAAGCGGTGGAGGGTCGCTTCTTAAGGGCTTGGATGAAAGAATAAGGCAAGAAACAGGTATGCCGGTTCACGTGACAGATGATCCGTTAAGTTGTGTGGCAATAGGAAGCGGGAGAGCCCTTAGCGAGATTAATACGCTTAGAAAAGTATTGATAGGCACATCATCGAGATGATCCAAGCTCTCAGCTATCAGCTGTTTGCCATCAACCTTCAGCAAGAAACCGGTACGGATTTATCCGAGGTTGAGAATTAACAGCCGATAGCTGAGAGCTATTATAGGGGGCTTTTATGCCTGATTTTTTTAGCAGACGCAGTTACCTTGTGCTAATCATATTAATTGCCGTAAGCATATTTATAACAACCGTCCACTATCGTGAAGGCGAGGACGGTTTAATCCACCGGTCCGAGCGGTTGGTCATGGCAGCGATATCACCGCTACAGGCGGCCGTTACCAGTATTCTTACCCCAGTAAAGGATGGTTGGGATTATCTCGTTCACTTTGGAGACTTAAAGCGCGAAAATAGAGGACTTAAACAGGAGATTGATCACCTGAGAGAGCAGGTGTTCGAACTTCAGAGCTTAAAGCGTGAAAACTCCCGCCTTCGGTCGCTTATAGGCTTTAAGGATCAACTGCAGTATGAAACCATTCCCGCACGGGTTATAGGAATGCCTGCCAGCAATTGGTGGTCGTCGGTCATCATAGACAAGGGATATTCAGACGGCGTGCGAAGGCACATGCCTGTCATAGCGGGTGGCAGTCTCATCGGGCAGGTTGTTGATGTAACACAGA from Bacillota bacterium harbors:
- the mreC gene encoding rod shape-determining protein MreC; this encodes MPDFFSRRSYLVLIILIAVSIFITTVHYREGEDGLIHRSERLVMAAISPLQAAVTSILTPVKDGWDYLVHFGDLKRENRGLKQEIDHLREQVFELQSLKRENSRLRSLIGFKDQLQYETIPARVIGMPASNWWSSVIIDKGYSDGVRRHMPVIAGGSLIGQVVDVTQSASKVTLLNDVQSGVSVQVESTGEIGVVKGQLRENRLSLRYISRDSAIQVGDRIVTSGLGGLFPRGLYVGKVSKVTLSGYGLYKNVEVMPPVDFSSLEEVLVVKCEPITAFKEGN